The DNA sequence GTCATCAAGCTCAGGATCTGTTTCGATTTCCGCATTGATACGAACGTACAGTTTCAGTAATTCATCAATTGGATTTGCTTCGACGGCTTCTTTGCTGCCCCATTTTTTATAAGCCACCATTAAAAGACCGAATTGTTTTCCCCAGTCACCTAAGTGATTGATTTTAATGGTGTTATAGCCCAATTTACGGAAAATATTAGAAAGGGCATCACCGATAACAGTTGAGCGCAAATGACCAACTGAAAATGGTTTTGCAATGTTTGGGCTGGAGAGGTCAATGGTGATGTTTTCTCCATTTCCTTCATTTTGCTGACCATAGTTATTTCCTTCTTTTACAATTTCTTTGATAACTTGAGCTGAAATTTTTGATTTATCAAGGAAGAAATTAACATAAGGACCAGTTGCCACTACTTTTTCAAAGTTTGTTGAGTCAATTTTTTCTGCAATATCTGCTGCAATCGCTTGAGGCGCTTTTCGTTCTACTTTCGCTAAAGAAAAGGCAGGAAAAGCAATATCACCTAAATCTGAGCTTTTGGGTTTTTCTAGTAAATTTAAAATAGCGTCTTGGTCTAAGCTGTCAATGACCTTAGCCAATTCACTTGCAATCAATTGTTTATTATCCATGGTTTCTCCTTTGGTCTTTTACTAGTATTTTAACATATTTTTTGACGAATCTTCAATTTTTTTGGTATAATTTTGAGTATAAATATACATTATTGAGGATAAAATGAAAAAAAGTGAACGTCATAAACTAATTAAGCAAATGATTAAAGAAGAAAAACTGAGTACACAGAAAGATATTCAGGATCGTTTAAAAGCACAAGGCATTATTGTAACACAGACAACCCTCTCTCGGGACTTACGTGAAATTGGATTGACGAAAGCCAAGAAAAACAATGAAGTTTATTATGTTTTAGCAGATGAAACAAATAAAATCGATTTGGTTGAGTTCTTGTCTTATCATGTAGAGGGCGTTTCTCGGGCGGAATTTTCCTTGGTTCTTCATACTCGCTTAGGGGATGCTTCTATTCTGGCTAACTTTGTGGATGCCAATAAAGGTGAGCTAATTTTAGGAACGGTAGCAGGAGCTAACACGCTCTTAGTTATCTGTCGTGATACAGCAGCTGCAAAACAAATGGAAGAGCAGCTTCTTGAGAAAATGGATTAAGAAAATGAATGATGAGGCTGGGACAAAGAGCTCAGCTTCCTTTGTTTATGTAGTCAACAAGACGCAGTAGCTGATTGCTCAAAGCAATGCTTCGAGGTGGCGGATAGGACTTGCGAAGCACGTCTCAAGCTGTTGTTTTTCAAACTCGGAAAAACACCTTTGACAAAAACTTTGTTTTCTTTATCCACCACCTCAACAGTCTTCCAGACTGTTGAGCAACCCTGCGGGAGTGAGACTACGAACTGAAAATTTTCAAGATGAGTTTTGTTCTACTCCAGCTATGTGGATGTGGGACGACGAAATCAAGTTTCTACGAAACTATTGATTTCTATCC is a window from the Streptococcus anginosus subsp. whileyi MAS624 genome containing:
- the argR gene encoding arginine repressor, with the protein product MKKSERHKLIKQMIKEEKLSTQKDIQDRLKAQGIIVTQTTLSRDLREIGLTKAKKNNEVYYVLADETNKIDLVEFLSYHVEGVSRAEFSLVLHTRLGDASILANFVDANKGELILGTVAGANTLLVICRDTAAAKQMEEQLLEKMD